A genomic window from Brevibacillus agri includes:
- the gerD gene encoding spore germination lipoprotein GerD translates to MRKKALSFWLSAIVCLVLSSCSGGGQAQGSSQPDYKSVKDMVLDILQTDEAKQSVGKMMKDEKFKQSLMIDESTVRTTLIQSMTNPNSSHIKEAFKDPKFASTLAKSMKDEQKTLMKDLMKDPEYQKQLISVMKDPEFEKNLMDLMKSAAYRQQTMQIMKESLQSPLFQAELMKLMTKVSEDLTKPKELKPKKKGKGGGSGERGESGDSGGESS, encoded by the coding sequence ATGAGAAAAAAGGCATTGTCTTTTTGGCTCTCCGCAATTGTCTGTCTGGTACTATCCAGTTGCTCAGGCGGCGGGCAAGCGCAAGGTTCGTCTCAGCCTGATTATAAAAGCGTCAAAGACATGGTGCTGGACATATTGCAGACTGACGAAGCGAAGCAATCGGTTGGCAAGATGATGAAGGATGAAAAGTTCAAGCAAAGCCTGATGATTGACGAGTCCACTGTCCGCACCACTTTGATACAAAGCATGACCAATCCGAACAGCTCCCACATCAAAGAGGCCTTCAAAGACCCGAAATTCGCCAGCACATTGGCCAAGTCGATGAAGGACGAACAAAAAACGCTGATGAAGGATTTGATGAAAGACCCCGAGTACCAAAAGCAGCTCATCAGCGTAATGAAGGACCCCGAGTTTGAAAAAAATCTCATGGATTTAATGAAAAGCGCCGCTTACCGTCAGCAAACCATGCAGATTATGAAGGAATCCTTGCAAAGCCCGTTGTTCCAGGCGGAGCTGATGAAGCTCATGACCAAGGTTTCCGAAGACCTGACAAAGCCGAAAGAACTGAAGCCTAAGAAAAAAGGCAAAGGCGGCGGCAGCGGGGAACGTGGAGAAAGCGGAGACTCCGGTGGCGAATCCTCCTAA
- the cwlD gene encoding N-acetylmuramoyl-L-alanine amidase CwlD — MTRKGVGWILAFALLVVLFTYESPDRSSWTAWSLPLTGTVIAIDPGHGGKDGGAVSSSGDVVEKEVTLAISMYLRDFLQQSGAFVIMTREEDKDLASPEADLAKRRKAEDIRNRVKLVNDSSPDFLVSIHVNSIPSPKWSGAQTFYSPAFKKSAEVSYLIQDEIKRVLGNTDRVPSKTNNVFLIREVNCPAVLVEVGFVSNTEEAKRLQSPEYQKAMANAIYQGILRQYSGEKAPIAP, encoded by the coding sequence GTGACACGAAAAGGGGTAGGCTGGATACTGGCTTTCGCTTTACTGGTGGTGCTGTTCACCTACGAATCACCGGATCGTTCGTCGTGGACGGCATGGTCACTGCCGCTGACAGGAACCGTTATTGCCATTGACCCGGGCCACGGGGGAAAAGACGGTGGCGCTGTATCCAGCTCGGGGGATGTGGTAGAAAAAGAGGTGACGCTCGCAATCAGTATGTACTTGCGCGATTTCCTCCAGCAGTCAGGCGCGTTTGTCATCATGACGCGGGAGGAAGACAAGGATTTGGCTTCGCCGGAGGCTGACCTGGCCAAGAGAAGAAAGGCAGAAGACATTCGCAACCGGGTGAAGCTGGTGAACGACAGCTCTCCCGATTTTTTGGTCAGCATTCACGTCAATTCCATACCGTCTCCCAAATGGTCGGGAGCGCAAACGTTTTACTCGCCTGCGTTTAAAAAAAGTGCGGAAGTATCCTATCTGATTCAGGATGAGATCAAGCGGGTGCTGGGAAATACGGATCGTGTTCCGAGCAAGACCAATAACGTGTTTCTGATTCGCGAGGTCAACTGCCCGGCAGTGTTGGTCGAGGTCGGATTCGTCAGCAACACAGAAGAAGCGAAACGGCTGCAAAGCCCGGAGTACCAAAAGGCGATGGCGAATGCCATCTACCAGGGCATTTTGCGGCAGTACTCCGGCGAAAAGGCGCCAATTGCACCTTGA
- a CDS encoding KinB-signaling pathway activation protein has translation MSLRKYGWLFVTTLLLGGLGGVLVAFIFDLDKLLEGSAGNFFVGTLMYLLYGMTISIVAQMGFFAYMTINYFAKTIFKTPSLWKSVQVFFILFVFFDMIYLRYTSLGEGKGIGPYFIEPVLLLIVALATAYGKVKLTNRTAWVPTMFFMFVVTALEWIPALKEDNVHATLSMLVPLLFCNVWQVMHLHRLVKRES, from the coding sequence GTGAGTTTGCGAAAGTATGGCTGGCTCTTTGTCACCACGTTGCTCTTGGGTGGACTGGGAGGCGTCCTGGTCGCCTTTATTTTTGATTTGGATAAGCTGTTGGAAGGCAGCGCAGGCAACTTTTTTGTCGGCACGCTGATGTATCTTTTGTATGGGATGACCATTAGTATTGTGGCCCAGATGGGTTTTTTTGCGTATATGACGATTAATTATTTTGCCAAAACGATTTTCAAGACCCCTTCCCTGTGGAAGAGCGTTCAAGTTTTTTTCATCCTGTTTGTCTTTTTTGATATGATTTACCTCCGCTACACGTCGCTTGGCGAAGGAAAAGGAATCGGGCCGTACTTTATCGAGCCGGTTTTGCTGCTGATTGTCGCCCTGGCTACCGCTTATGGAAAAGTAAAGCTGACGAACAGAACGGCGTGGGTTCCCACGATGTTTTTCATGTTTGTGGTAACGGCTCTGGAATGGATTCCGGCCCTGAAGGAAGACAACGTGCATGCGACCTTGTCCATGCTCGTCCCTTTACTGTTTTGCAACGTATGGCAAGTGATGCATTTGCACCGCTTGGTAAAAAGAGAAAGCTGA
- a CDS encoding P-loop NTPase: MLTREQILEALRDVKDPEINRSLVELNMIRDIRVEGATVSLTVVLTISGCPLKAKIEDDVIGAVKALGAEEVRVQFGSMTDEERAALSAQLRNSQGGQTHNMTPGQAPLLNPILAKDSNTTFIAITSGKGGVGKSTVTVNLAVALARLGKKVGIIDADIYGFSVPDMMNIDQRPTVIGETILPVEKQSVKVMSMGFFVEDNSPIIWRGPMLGKMLRNFFTEVHWGEELDYLLLDLPPGTGDMALDVHTMIPQSMEIVVTTPHPTAAFVAARAGAMAKRTGHEILGVVENMAWYEAKDGSKEYVFGRGGGGKLAETLATELLAQIPLGQPDNHPSEPDYSPSVYRESSEIGQLYRDMAKRVIEKCEQK; the protein is encoded by the coding sequence ATGTTGACCAGAGAGCAAATTCTGGAAGCGCTGCGTGATGTGAAGGACCCTGAAATCAATCGTAGCCTGGTCGAGCTGAACATGATCCGCGACATCCGCGTTGAGGGCGCTACAGTGAGCCTGACAGTCGTTCTGACGATCTCCGGCTGTCCTCTCAAGGCCAAGATCGAAGACGACGTCATAGGGGCTGTGAAAGCGCTTGGAGCGGAGGAAGTGCGCGTGCAGTTCGGCTCGATGACAGACGAGGAGCGAGCAGCCTTGAGCGCCCAGCTCCGCAACAGCCAGGGCGGACAAACGCACAACATGACGCCGGGACAAGCTCCCCTGCTCAATCCGATTTTGGCCAAGGACTCGAACACAACATTTATTGCCATTACGTCCGGTAAAGGCGGCGTAGGGAAGTCGACGGTCACCGTCAACCTAGCCGTGGCCCTGGCTCGTTTGGGGAAAAAGGTCGGCATTATCGACGCCGACATCTACGGCTTCAGCGTGCCGGACATGATGAACATCGACCAGCGCCCGACTGTAATTGGCGAAACGATTCTGCCTGTAGAAAAGCAAAGCGTGAAGGTCATGTCCATGGGCTTCTTCGTAGAGGACAACTCGCCGATCATCTGGCGCGGTCCGATGCTCGGAAAAATGTTGCGCAATTTCTTTACGGAAGTGCATTGGGGCGAAGAGCTGGACTACTTGCTGCTGGACTTGCCGCCAGGAACGGGTGACATGGCTTTGGACGTACACACGATGATTCCGCAAAGCATGGAGATTGTCGTGACGACGCCGCACCCTACGGCAGCTTTTGTCGCGGCGCGTGCCGGGGCGATGGCCAAACGGACAGGACACGAAATTCTCGGTGTCGTGGAAAACATGGCCTGGTACGAAGCCAAGGACGGCTCCAAAGAGTACGTCTTCGGCCGTGGAGGCGGCGGGAAGCTGGCGGAGACGCTGGCGACCGAGCTTTTGGCGCAAATTCCGTTGGGACAGCCAGACAACCACCCATCTGAGCCGGATTATTCTCCTTCTGTTTATCGGGAAAGCTCCGAAATCGGCCAGTTGTATCGGGACATGGCAAAACGCGTGATTGAAAAATGCGAGCAGAAATAA
- the pdaB gene encoding polysaccharide deacetylase family sporulation protein PdaB translates to MKFIYVVSANRLKQILIIAAAILLTVGIGYVERDTISAFSSSGNKQGPQAIYKVDTKEKKIALTFDISWGETRALPILDVLKEKNVSKATFFLSSPWSQRHPEIVKRIKETGLEIGSHGHKHDNYSKYTDEEIRSQIAKADSILTEMTGKKPTLIRMPNGDFDKRVLEIANRMGYTVVQWDTDSKDWIEPKKDVIVQNVLSKAHPGDIILMHASDSAKETHLALPVIIDQLRKQGYEFVTVSELIAGTSIQSKEVN, encoded by the coding sequence ATGAAATTCATTTATGTCGTGAGTGCCAACCGTTTGAAGCAAATCCTCATCATCGCAGCAGCCATTCTGCTGACAGTAGGCATTGGCTATGTGGAACGCGATACAATCTCGGCTTTTTCCAGCAGCGGCAACAAGCAGGGGCCCCAGGCAATCTACAAGGTAGACACCAAGGAGAAGAAAATTGCTCTCACCTTTGACATCAGTTGGGGAGAAACCCGCGCACTCCCTATTCTCGATGTGCTGAAAGAAAAAAATGTGAGCAAGGCGACCTTCTTCCTGTCCTCTCCCTGGAGCCAGCGCCATCCGGAAATTGTGAAAAGGATCAAGGAGACGGGACTGGAAATCGGTTCGCATGGCCATAAACACGACAACTACAGCAAATACACGGATGAAGAAATTCGCAGCCAGATTGCGAAGGCCGATTCCATCCTGACAGAGATGACTGGAAAAAAACCGACCTTGATTCGGATGCCAAACGGCGATTTTGACAAGCGTGTGCTGGAAATCGCCAACCGCATGGGCTATACGGTCGTCCAATGGGATACGGACTCCAAGGACTGGATCGAGCCGAAAAAAGACGTCATCGTCCAAAACGTCCTGTCCAAGGCCCATCCCGGCGACATCATCCTGATGCATGCAAGCGATTCCGCCAAGGAGACGCACCTTGCCCTCCCCGTCATTATCGACCAGCTACGCAAGCAAGGATACGAATTCGTCACCGTATCCGAGCTGATCGCTGGCACCAGCATCCAGAGCAAAGAAGTCAATTAA
- a CDS encoding stage II sporulation protein M, whose product MNKRLQRLWLDNKRFFLAACLIFFGGGLIGYLQAPAVEPVVQSLMGQLKEIADRIKESGGGVFATFWMIFSNNVLSSLMMMALGLFFAFFPIIGMLANGILLGYIIAKYSAIGISPWLIFGAGILPHGIFELPAVLFAAGIGIRFGILSLRSVGVLFVPHNQERVKNDWYDTLKQFPTAVLTVIGLLLIAGIVESSITPLILKATIGEQMQQLNLLK is encoded by the coding sequence ATGAACAAAAGACTGCAGCGTCTGTGGTTGGATAACAAACGATTTTTTCTGGCCGCTTGTCTCATTTTTTTCGGGGGCGGTTTAATTGGCTATTTGCAGGCTCCCGCCGTGGAACCCGTGGTGCAGAGCCTGATGGGGCAACTGAAAGAAATTGCGGATCGGATCAAAGAGAGCGGGGGAGGCGTGTTCGCTACGTTTTGGATGATTTTTTCCAACAACGTGCTCAGCTCCTTGATGATGATGGCTCTCGGATTGTTTTTTGCATTCTTTCCCATAATTGGAATGCTGGCGAACGGGATTCTGCTCGGGTATATCATCGCGAAATACAGTGCGATTGGAATTAGCCCGTGGCTGATTTTTGGCGCAGGCATTTTGCCGCACGGGATTTTTGAACTGCCTGCTGTCCTGTTTGCCGCGGGAATCGGCATACGGTTTGGGATACTCAGCCTGCGATCTGTCGGGGTGCTGTTTGTGCCACACAATCAGGAGCGCGTGAAAAATGACTGGTACGACACCCTCAAGCAATTTCCAACTGCGGTGTTGACCGTCATCGGATTGCTTCTGATTGCGGGGATCGTAGAGAGTTCGATTACGCCTCTTATTCTCAAAGCAACGATTGGGGAACAAATGCAGCAACTAAACTTGCTGAAATAA